The following are encoded together in the Chaetodon trifascialis isolate fChaTrf1 chromosome 3, fChaTrf1.hap1, whole genome shotgun sequence genome:
- the idh3b gene encoding isocitrate dehydrogenase [NAD] subunit beta, mitochondrial isoform X2: protein MMAAVMRGRLVTLVKGLSGPQWQQLASRPLSMSAGLCSPEAPPARADATFKVTMVPGDGVGPELMTAVKEVFKAGDVPVEFEEFHLSEVQNMASEEKLEQVLNSMKNNKVAMKGKIHTPMEFKGELASYEMRLRRKLDLFANVVHVNSLPGYSTRHNNLDLVIIREQTEGEYSSLEHESVTGVIECLKIITREKSRRIAKFAFDYATKKGRSKVTAVHKANIMKLGDGLFLQSCAEVAQLYPKIKYENIIIDNCCMQLVQNPYQFDVLVMPNLYGNIIDNLAAGLVGGAGVVPGESYSAEYAVFETGARHPFAQAVGRNIANPTAMLLSAANMLKHLNLEYHSHMVSDAVKKVIKQGKVRTGDLGGYATSDEFTRAVIANLAV, encoded by the exons ATGATGGCGGCCGTCATGAGAGGAAGATTGGTAACATTGGTCAAG GGCCTGAGCGGCCCCCAATGGCAGCAGCTGGCCTCGCGACCACTGAGCatgtctgctggtctctgcagCCCAGAAGCCCCGCCGGCTCGTGCTGATGCTACCTTCAAGGTCACCATGGTGCCAGGGGATGGAGTGGGACCTGAGCTGATGACTGCTGTCAAGGAAGTGTTCAAG GCAGGAGATGTCCCAGTAGAATTTGAGGAGTTTCACCTGAGCGAGGTGCAGAACATGGCCAGTGAGGAGAAGCTGGAGCAAGTGTTAAATTCCATGAAGAACAACAAAGTGGCCATGAAAG GAAAGATTCACACACCCATGGAGTTCAAAGGGGAGCTGGCTTCATATGAGATGAGACTGAG GCGTAAACTGGACCTGTTTGCTAATGTGGTTCACGTGAACAGCCTGCCAGGCTACAGCACTCGCCACAACAACCTGGACCTGGTCATCATCCGTGAACAGACCGAGGGGGAGTACAGCTCCCTGGAGCACGAG AGTGTGACAGGTGTGATCGAATGTTTGAAGATCATCACCAGAGAGAAGTCACGGCGCATCGCCAAGTTTGCATTTGATTACGCCACCAAGAAGGGGCGAAGCAAGGTCACCGCTGTTCACAAGGCCAACATCAT GAAATTAGGTGATGGCCTGTTTCTGCAGAGCTGTGCGGAGGTGGCACAGCTGTACCCCAAAATCAAATATGAGAACATAATCATTGATAACTGCTGCATGCAG tTGGTCCAGAACCCATACCAGTTTGACGTGTTGGTGATGCCCAACCTCTATGGTAACATTATTGATAACCTGGCCGCAGGGCTAGTTGGAGGAGCAGGAGTTGTTCCTGGGGAAAGCTACAGTGCAGAGTATGCTGTGTTTGAAACT GGTGCACGCCACCCATTTGCCCAAGCTGTGGGAAGGAACATTGCCAACCCCACGGCCATGCTGCTCAGtgctgctaacatgctcaaGCACCTCAA CCTGGAATATCATTCCCACATGGTGTCAGATGCTGTCAAGAAGGTCATCAAACAGGGCAAG GTGCGCACTGGAGACCTGGGGGGCTATGCCACAAGCGACGAGTTCACCCGGGCCGTCATTGCTAACCTGGCGGTCTGA
- the idh3b gene encoding isocitrate dehydrogenase [NAD] subunit beta, mitochondrial isoform X1: MMAAVMRGRLVTLVKGLSGPQWQQLASRPLSMSAGLCSPEAPPARADATFKVTMVPGDGVGPELMTAVKEVFKAGDVPVEFEEFHLSEVQNMASEEKLEQVLNSMKNNKVAMKGKIHTPMEFKGELASYEMRLRRKLDLFANVVHVNSLPGYSTRHNNLDLVIIREQTEGEYSSLEHESVTGVIECLKIITREKSRRIAKFAFDYATKKGRSKVTAVHKANIMKLGDGLFLQSCAEVAQLYPKIKYENIIIDNCCMQLVQNPYQFDVLVMPNLYGNIIDNLAAGLVGGAGVVPGESYSAEYAVFETGARHPFAQAVGRNIANPTAMLLSAANMLKHLNLEYHSHMVSDAVKKVIKQGKVRTRDLGGYSTTGDFVRAVVENLRHRPVY; this comes from the exons ATGATGGCGGCCGTCATGAGAGGAAGATTGGTAACATTGGTCAAG GGCCTGAGCGGCCCCCAATGGCAGCAGCTGGCCTCGCGACCACTGAGCatgtctgctggtctctgcagCCCAGAAGCCCCGCCGGCTCGTGCTGATGCTACCTTCAAGGTCACCATGGTGCCAGGGGATGGAGTGGGACCTGAGCTGATGACTGCTGTCAAGGAAGTGTTCAAG GCAGGAGATGTCCCAGTAGAATTTGAGGAGTTTCACCTGAGCGAGGTGCAGAACATGGCCAGTGAGGAGAAGCTGGAGCAAGTGTTAAATTCCATGAAGAACAACAAAGTGGCCATGAAAG GAAAGATTCACACACCCATGGAGTTCAAAGGGGAGCTGGCTTCATATGAGATGAGACTGAG GCGTAAACTGGACCTGTTTGCTAATGTGGTTCACGTGAACAGCCTGCCAGGCTACAGCACTCGCCACAACAACCTGGACCTGGTCATCATCCGTGAACAGACCGAGGGGGAGTACAGCTCCCTGGAGCACGAG AGTGTGACAGGTGTGATCGAATGTTTGAAGATCATCACCAGAGAGAAGTCACGGCGCATCGCCAAGTTTGCATTTGATTACGCCACCAAGAAGGGGCGAAGCAAGGTCACCGCTGTTCACAAGGCCAACATCAT GAAATTAGGTGATGGCCTGTTTCTGCAGAGCTGTGCGGAGGTGGCACAGCTGTACCCCAAAATCAAATATGAGAACATAATCATTGATAACTGCTGCATGCAG tTGGTCCAGAACCCATACCAGTTTGACGTGTTGGTGATGCCCAACCTCTATGGTAACATTATTGATAACCTGGCCGCAGGGCTAGTTGGAGGAGCAGGAGTTGTTCCTGGGGAAAGCTACAGTGCAGAGTATGCTGTGTTTGAAACT GGTGCACGCCACCCATTTGCCCAAGCTGTGGGAAGGAACATTGCCAACCCCACGGCCATGCTGCTCAGtgctgctaacatgctcaaGCACCTCAA CCTGGAATATCATTCCCACATGGTGTCAGATGCTGTCAAGAAGGTCATCAAACAGGGCAAG GTACGGACGCGAGACCTTGGCGGGTACTCTACCACTGGCGACTTTGTGCGTGCTGTTGTGGAAAACCTGCGTCACCGACCTGTTTACTAA
- the wdr1 gene encoding WD repeat-containing protein 1 isoform X2, with protein sequence MPHELKHVFASLPQMERGVAKVIGGDPKGNNFLYTNGKCVIIRNIENPAIADIYTEHAHPVTVAKYAPSGFYIASGDASGKIRIWDTTQKEHLLKYEYTPIAGKIKDIAWTEDSKRIAVVGDGREKFGAVFLWDSGSSVGEVSGHSKLINSVDIKQKRPYRLATASDDTCGSFFEGPPFKFKFTLRDHSQFVNCVRFSPDGSRFATAGADCKIFIYDGANGERICSLGEEKAHKGGIYALSWSPDSSQLISASGDKTVKLWDVGAGTAVTTFNMGTDMTDQQLGCLWQKDHLLSISLSGYINYLDKNNPDRPLRTVKGHSKSIQCLTVHKSDGRPYIYSGSHDGHINIWDAETGENDCLSGKGHSNQVSKMVTNDANELVTCSMDDTLRFTSIDKKEYSASDVVKMDFQPKSVSAADGGLSLAVCIGQVVLLKDKKKVFTLDNLGYEAEVGVIHPGGTTAAVGATDGKIHLYSVVGNTLKDEGKTVEVSGSITDMAYSNDGAYLAVIDEKKVATAFSVADDYSVKNQFYGHHAKPVSLAWSPDNEHFATGGMDMMVYVWTIGDADKRIKLPDTHRLHHVSGLAWVDEHTLVTASHDASIKQWTVTY encoded by the exons ATGCCGCATGAACTGA AACATGTATTCGCCAGTCTCCCACAGATGGAGAGGGGTGTTGCAAAAGTGATTGGCGGCGATCCCAAAGGCAACAACTTCCTGTATACCAATGGGAAGTGCGTCATCATCAGGAACATTGAA AATCCGGCTATAGCAGACATTTACACTGAACATGCCCATCCAGTGACCGTTGCCAAGTATGCCCCCAGTGGATTCTACATCGCATCTGGAG ATGCATCAGGAAAGATCCGTATCTGGGACACCACCCAGAAGGAGCACCTGCTCAAGTACGAGTACACCCCTATTGCAGGCAAGATCAAGGACATCGCCTGGACAGAGGATAGCAAGAGGATTGCTGTTGTTGGGGATGGACGAGAGAA GTTTGGGGCAGTTTTCCTGTGGGACAGTGGCTCCTCAGTGGGGGAAGTTTCCGGCCACTCTAAACTAATCAACAGCGTGGACATAAAGCAGAAACGCCCTTACCGCCTCGCTACTGCTAGCGATGACACCTGCGGGTCCTTCTTCGAGGGGCCTCCCTTCAAGTTCAAGTTCACATTACGT GACCACAGCCAGTTTGTCAACTGTGTTCGCTTCTCTCCAGATGGAAGTCGGTTTGCTACAGCTGGTGCTGATTGCAAG ATTTTCATCTATGATGGAGCAAATGGTGAGCGTATTTGCTCACTGGGTGAAGAGAAGGCCCACAAAGGAGGAATCTATGCT CTGAGCTGGAGCCCTGACAGCTCCCAACTGATCTCCGCCTCAGGGGACAAGACCGTGAAACTCTGGGACGTTGGTGCAGGTACGGCCGTCACCACCTTCAACATGGGCACGGATATGACAGACCAGCAGCTGGGCTGCCTGTGGCAGAAAGACCACCTCCTCAGCATCTCCTTGTCAGGATACATCAACTATCTGGACAAGAACAACCCTGATCGGCCCCTACGCACGGTCAAG GGTCACAGCAAATCCATCCAGTGTCTGACAGTCCACAAAAGTGACGGGCGACCATACATCTACTCCGGGAGCCACGATGGACACATCAATATC TGGGATGCAGAGACTGGGGAGAATGATTGCCTCTCTGGGAAGGGCCACAGCAACCAGGTGAGCAAGATGGTGACTAATGACGCCAACGAGCTGGTGACGTGCAGCATGGACGACACACTGCGCTTCACCAGCATTGACAAGAAGGAGTACAG TGCCTCTGATGTGGTGAAGATGGATTTCCAGCCTAAAAGCGTGtcagctgcagatggagggctgTCACTGGCTGTGTGCATTGGGCAG GTCGTCCTGCTGAAGGATAAGAAGAAGGTCTTCACATTGGACAATCTCGGCTATGAAGCAGAGGTTGGAGTCATCCACCCTGGCGGCACCACTGCTGCGGTGGGGGCAACA gatgGGAAAATCCATCTGTACTCCGTTGTTGGCAACACTCTGAAGGACGAGGGTAAAACTGTCGAGGTCAGCGGGTCGATCACAGACATGGCTTACTCTAATGATGGAGCCTATCTGGCCGTCATCGACGAGAAGAAAGTTGCCACAGCTTTTTCTGTGGCTGACGACTACTCG GTCAAAAATCAGTTTTATGGACACCATGCCAAACCAGTGAGCTTGGCCTGGTCACCTGATAATGAGCACTTTGCTACTGGTGGGATGGACATGATGGTGTATGTCTGGACGATTGGTGATGCAGACAAGAGGATTAAGCTCCCAG ACACTCACCGGTTGCACCACGTGAGCGGCCTGGCCTGGGTCGATGAGCATACTCTAGTCACTGCCTCCCATGATGCCTCCATCAAGCAGTGGACTGTTACATACTGA
- the wdr1 gene encoding WD repeat-containing protein 1 isoform X1 codes for MPHELKHVFASLPQMERGVAKVIGGDPKGNNFLYTNGKCVIIRNIENPAIADIYTEHAHPVTVAKYAPSGFYIASGDASGKIRIWDTTQKEHLLKYEYTPIAGKIKDIAWTEDSKRIAVVGDGREKFGAVFLWDSGSSVGEVSGHSKLINSVDIKQKRPYRLATASDDTCGSFFEGPPFKFKFTLRDHSQFVNCVRFSPDGSRFATAGADCKIFIYDGANGERICSLGEEKAHKGGIYALSWSPDSSQLISASGDKTVKLWDVGAGTAVTTFNMGTDMTDQQLGCLWQKDHLLSISLSGYINYLDKNNPDRPLRTVKGHSKSIQCLTVHKSDGRPYIYSGSHDGHINYWDAETGENDCLSGKGHSNQVSKMVTNDANELVTCSMDDTLRFTSIDKKEYSASDVVKMDFQPKSVSAADGGLSLAVCIGQVVLLKDKKKVFTLDNLGYEAEVGVIHPGGTTAAVGATDGKIHLYSVVGNTLKDEGKTVEVSGSITDMAYSNDGAYLAVIDEKKVATAFSVADDYSVKNQFYGHHAKPVSLAWSPDNEHFATGGMDMMVYVWTIGDADKRIKLPDTHRLHHVSGLAWVDEHTLVTASHDASIKQWTVTY; via the exons ATGCCGCATGAACTGA AACATGTATTCGCCAGTCTCCCACAGATGGAGAGGGGTGTTGCAAAAGTGATTGGCGGCGATCCCAAAGGCAACAACTTCCTGTATACCAATGGGAAGTGCGTCATCATCAGGAACATTGAA AATCCGGCTATAGCAGACATTTACACTGAACATGCCCATCCAGTGACCGTTGCCAAGTATGCCCCCAGTGGATTCTACATCGCATCTGGAG ATGCATCAGGAAAGATCCGTATCTGGGACACCACCCAGAAGGAGCACCTGCTCAAGTACGAGTACACCCCTATTGCAGGCAAGATCAAGGACATCGCCTGGACAGAGGATAGCAAGAGGATTGCTGTTGTTGGGGATGGACGAGAGAA GTTTGGGGCAGTTTTCCTGTGGGACAGTGGCTCCTCAGTGGGGGAAGTTTCCGGCCACTCTAAACTAATCAACAGCGTGGACATAAAGCAGAAACGCCCTTACCGCCTCGCTACTGCTAGCGATGACACCTGCGGGTCCTTCTTCGAGGGGCCTCCCTTCAAGTTCAAGTTCACATTACGT GACCACAGCCAGTTTGTCAACTGTGTTCGCTTCTCTCCAGATGGAAGTCGGTTTGCTACAGCTGGTGCTGATTGCAAG ATTTTCATCTATGATGGAGCAAATGGTGAGCGTATTTGCTCACTGGGTGAAGAGAAGGCCCACAAAGGAGGAATCTATGCT CTGAGCTGGAGCCCTGACAGCTCCCAACTGATCTCCGCCTCAGGGGACAAGACCGTGAAACTCTGGGACGTTGGTGCAGGTACGGCCGTCACCACCTTCAACATGGGCACGGATATGACAGACCAGCAGCTGGGCTGCCTGTGGCAGAAAGACCACCTCCTCAGCATCTCCTTGTCAGGATACATCAACTATCTGGACAAGAACAACCCTGATCGGCCCCTACGCACGGTCAAG GGTCACAGCAAATCCATCCAGTGTCTGACAGTCCACAAAAGTGACGGGCGACCATACATCTACTCCGGGAGCCACGATGGACACATCA ATTACTGGGATGCAGAGACTGGGGAGAATGATTGCCTCTCTGGGAAGGGCCACAGCAACCAGGTGAGCAAGATGGTGACTAATGACGCCAACGAGCTGGTGACGTGCAGCATGGACGACACACTGCGCTTCACCAGCATTGACAAGAAGGAGTACAG TGCCTCTGATGTGGTGAAGATGGATTTCCAGCCTAAAAGCGTGtcagctgcagatggagggctgTCACTGGCTGTGTGCATTGGGCAG GTCGTCCTGCTGAAGGATAAGAAGAAGGTCTTCACATTGGACAATCTCGGCTATGAAGCAGAGGTTGGAGTCATCCACCCTGGCGGCACCACTGCTGCGGTGGGGGCAACA gatgGGAAAATCCATCTGTACTCCGTTGTTGGCAACACTCTGAAGGACGAGGGTAAAACTGTCGAGGTCAGCGGGTCGATCACAGACATGGCTTACTCTAATGATGGAGCCTATCTGGCCGTCATCGACGAGAAGAAAGTTGCCACAGCTTTTTCTGTGGCTGACGACTACTCG GTCAAAAATCAGTTTTATGGACACCATGCCAAACCAGTGAGCTTGGCCTGGTCACCTGATAATGAGCACTTTGCTACTGGTGGGATGGACATGATGGTGTATGTCTGGACGATTGGTGATGCAGACAAGAGGATTAAGCTCCCAG ACACTCACCGGTTGCACCACGTGAGCGGCCTGGCCTGGGTCGATGAGCATACTCTAGTCACTGCCTCCCATGATGCCTCCATCAAGCAGTGGACTGTTACATACTGA